One window from the genome of Enterobacteriaceae bacterium Kacie_13 encodes:
- a CDS encoding ribosome modulation factor, which translates to MKRQKRDRLERAQSRGYQAGIGGRSKEICPYQSLDARSHWLGGWRQAMEVRAVNA; encoded by the coding sequence ATGAAGAGACAAAAACGCGATCGCCTGGAACGGGCACAATCACGTGGTTATCAAGCAGGTATTGGCGGGCGCTCAAAAGAGATTTGCCCATACCAATCATTAGATGCCCGATCACATTGGCTCGGGGGTTGGCGACAAGCCATGGAGGTCAGGGCCGTAAACGCTTAA
- the pqiC gene encoding membrane integrity-associated transporter subunit PqiC has product MKKWIPVVLALFLTACSSSDQKTYYQLPVMSSAPATGSVMSSGIMEQRKLWVEHVSVADYLAGSGLVYQTNDVQYTLTQNNLWASPLDQQLQQSLVTYLRRDLPGYLVSGQPASSDDQDVLNVNVTGFHGRYDGIVVVSGSWTLTRQGQTVQRDFALNLKQGEDGYDALVRTLATGWQQEASQIAAQVR; this is encoded by the coding sequence ATGAAAAAATGGATACCTGTCGTCTTAGCATTATTCCTGACCGCCTGTAGTAGCAGCGATCAGAAAACCTACTACCAGTTACCGGTGATGAGCAGTGCACCGGCGACGGGCAGCGTGATGTCATCAGGCATAATGGAGCAGCGTAAGCTGTGGGTGGAGCACGTGAGCGTGGCTGATTATCTGGCAGGGTCAGGGCTGGTATATCAGACCAATGATGTGCAATACACGCTGACGCAAAATAACCTGTGGGCCAGCCCACTGGATCAGCAGCTTCAGCAATCACTGGTGACCTATCTGCGCCGGGATTTGCCAGGCTATCTGGTATCCGGTCAGCCTGCCAGTTCTGACGATCAAGATGTGCTGAATGTGAACGTCACCGGTTTCCACGGCCGTTATGATGGCATTGTCGTGGTAAGCGGTAGCTGGACACTGACTCGCCAGGGGCAGACCGTTCAGCGTGATTTCGCACTGAATCTGAAACAGGGGGAAGACGGGTATGACGCTCTGGTCAGAACTCTGGCGACTGGATGGCAGCAAGAAGCAAGCCAGATCGCAGCACAGGTAAGATAA
- a CDS encoding AAA family ATPase, translating to MTNNRLDWQLLLPDSAPYEAIFATAAQLAPVDFAGTQPRLENGLTLFCHPRSRPRFMILKAQENREYLSRISNVVSELVPEPDDVVGNRYHIEGNKVTLLAAKSAEDAFAARFTCQYREWIEPEQLFGCVRVYKDQIQLEPGLVHHINGGVLVLSIRSLLAQPLMWLRLKQMITEGQYHWVSPDETRPLPATIPPMPLDIRLILVGDRVSLGDLSDMEPELMDSSIYGEFEADLPLTEPSDMETWCGYINTLADELEVPRLAPDAWPEFLKIAIRQSTDQGSLTLDPVWLNMQLSEAALYNEDELLSAKALEAASNARAWRESYLQERMQDEIELGQIRIETEGEVVGQINGLSVLEYPGHPRALGEPSRISCVVHTGDGEFTDVERKAELGGNLHAKGMMIMQAFLISELELDQPLPFSASIVFEQSYGEVDGDSASLAELCALISALSMQPINQQIAVTGSVDQFGNVQPIGGVNEKVEGFFEVCQRRGLTGKQGVILPTSNVRNLCLHPQVLDAVREGQFHLWAVDNAAEALPILTGLIYSNEGEGEEERPSLLGLIQQRIALATSQGGPRYPWPLRWLNWFNHS from the coding sequence TTGACCAATAACCGACTTGACTGGCAGCTTTTACTGCCCGACTCCGCGCCTTATGAGGCAATTTTTGCAACGGCTGCCCAGTTAGCCCCTGTCGATTTCGCTGGAACTCAGCCTCGGCTGGAAAATGGTTTAACGCTGTTTTGTCACCCCCGCTCGCGCCCCCGCTTTATGATCCTTAAAGCGCAAGAAAATCGCGAGTATCTTTCACGTATCTCCAATGTGGTCAGCGAGCTGGTACCTGAACCAGATGACGTCGTCGGGAACCGGTATCACATTGAAGGTAACAAAGTGACATTACTGGCGGCTAAATCGGCAGAAGATGCCTTTGCAGCCAGGTTTACCTGCCAGTACCGTGAATGGATTGAGCCCGAACAGCTGTTTGGTTGCGTCCGCGTGTATAAAGACCAGATTCAGCTTGAACCAGGTCTCGTACATCACATCAACGGTGGCGTGCTGGTATTGTCGATTCGCAGCCTGCTCGCTCAGCCCCTGATGTGGTTACGTCTGAAGCAGATGATTACTGAAGGGCAATATCATTGGGTTTCACCTGATGAAACACGGCCTCTGCCCGCGACCATTCCGCCGATGCCGTTGGATATCCGCTTGATTTTGGTCGGTGATCGCGTGTCTCTGGGGGATCTCAGTGATATGGAACCCGAGCTGATGGATTCTTCCATATACGGTGAATTCGAAGCTGATCTGCCACTGACCGAACCGAGCGACATGGAAACCTGGTGCGGATATATCAATACGCTGGCGGATGAGCTGGAGGTTCCCCGCCTTGCTCCGGATGCGTGGCCAGAGTTTCTGAAAATTGCAATCCGACAGAGTACCGATCAGGGCAGCCTGACATTAGATCCGGTTTGGCTGAATATGCAACTTAGCGAAGCGGCACTCTATAATGAAGACGAGCTTCTGAGCGCGAAAGCGTTAGAAGCGGCGTCCAATGCCCGTGCATGGCGTGAGAGCTATTTGCAGGAACGCATGCAAGATGAAATCGAGCTGGGGCAGATCCGCATTGAAACCGAAGGTGAAGTCGTTGGCCAGATCAACGGCCTCTCCGTTCTGGAATATCCAGGTCACCCGAGGGCGCTAGGTGAACCTTCGCGCATTAGTTGTGTCGTACACACCGGCGACGGTGAATTCACTGATGTCGAGCGTAAAGCTGAACTGGGCGGTAATCTTCATGCCAAGGGTATGATGATCATGCAGGCCTTTTTGATTTCAGAGTTAGAACTCGACCAGCCACTGCCCTTCTCCGCCTCGATTGTGTTTGAGCAGTCTTATGGAGAAGTGGATGGCGACAGCGCTTCCCTGGCTGAACTTTGCGCATTGATCAGTGCGCTCTCGATGCAGCCGATTAACCAGCAAATTGCGGTGACAGGTTCTGTCGATCAGTTTGGGAACGTGCAACCTATTGGTGGCGTTAATGAGAAAGTCGAAGGTTTCTTCGAAGTTTGTCAGCGTCGCGGTTTGACCGGTAAGCAAGGGGTCATTCTGCCAACCAGCAACGTGCGTAACTTGTGCCTGCATCCACAGGTCCTGGACGCCGTTCGCGAAGGCCAGTTTCATTTATGGGCAGTCGATAATGCAGCTGAAGCGCTGCCTATCCTGACCGGACTGATTTACTCAAACGAAGGGGAAGGTGAGGAAGAACGCCCGAGTTTGTTGGGGTTGATCCAGCAGCGCATTGCGCTGGCAACATCGCAAGGTGGCCCACGTTATCCCTGGCCTCTTCGTTGGTTGAACTGGTTTAATCACAGCTGA
- the matP gene encoding macrodomain Ter protein MatP, which translates to MKYQQLENLESGWKWKYLVKKHREGERITRHLENSAAQESVNQLLSLENEPVKVMDWIANNMNPALENRLKQTIRARRKRHFNAEHQHTRKKSIDLEFLVWQRLAGLAQRRGATLSDTIIQLLEDAERKEKYANQMSSLKEDLQQILGKQDS; encoded by the coding sequence ATGAAATATCAGCAACTGGAAAATCTTGAAAGTGGTTGGAAATGGAAGTACCTGGTCAAAAAACACCGGGAAGGTGAGCGGATCACACGCCATTTAGAAAACAGCGCTGCTCAGGAATCGGTGAATCAACTTCTCAGTTTGGAAAATGAGCCAGTGAAGGTCATGGACTGGATTGCTAACAATATGAATCCGGCACTGGAAAATCGTCTCAAACAAACTATCCGTGCGCGCCGCAAACGTCATTTCAACGCTGAGCATCAGCATACTCGTAAGAAGTCCATCGATCTTGAGTTTCTGGTCTGGCAGCGTTTGGCTGGACTTGCTCAACGGCGTGGCGCGACGTTATCTGATACGATTATTCAGCTGCTCGAAGACGCTGAGCGCAAAGAGAAGTACGCAAATCAGATGTCTTCACTGAAAGAAGATTTACAGCAAATTCTGGGTAAACAAGACAGCTGA
- the fabA gene encoding bifunctional 3-hydroxydecanoyl-ACP dehydratase/trans-2-decenoyl-ACP isomerase has translation MVDKRDSYTKEDLIASGRSELFGAGGPPLPSGNMLMMDRIVKMQEDGGTHGKGYVEAELDINPDLWFFGCHFIGDPVMPGCLGLDAMWQLVGFYLGWLGGEGKGRALGVGEVKFTGQVLPTAKVVTYRLNFKRVINRKLIMGVADGEVLVDGVVIYTATDLKVGLFKDAAAF, from the coding sequence ATGGTAGATAAACGCGATTCCTATACGAAAGAAGACCTCATAGCTTCCGGGCGCAGTGAACTCTTCGGCGCTGGCGGTCCTCCGTTACCGTCAGGCAACATGCTGATGATGGATCGCATCGTCAAGATGCAAGAAGATGGCGGCACCCATGGCAAAGGCTATGTAGAAGCTGAACTGGATATCAATCCTGACCTGTGGTTCTTCGGCTGCCACTTCATCGGTGACCCGGTGATGCCTGGTTGTCTGGGTCTGGACGCCATGTGGCAGTTAGTGGGCTTCTATCTTGGCTGGCTCGGTGGCGAAGGCAAAGGCCGCGCACTCGGTGTCGGCGAAGTGAAATTCACCGGTCAGGTTCTGCCTACGGCTAAAGTAGTGACTTATCGCCTGAACTTCAAACGTGTCATCAACCGTAAACTGATCATGGGCGTTGCCGATGGTGAAGTGCTGGTTGACGGTGTGGTGATCTACACCGCGACCGATCTGAAAGTCGGTTTGTTCAAGGACGCAGCAGCGTTCTAA